ACTGAGCTACGCCCGCCTGCACCGCCATTATAGCATACGCCAATAACCCCTATAAATGTTAGCCGGCTAAACGCTGAAAAATCATTACAGCTCTGAATTTGCATCAGCGCATAAAGAGAAGAAGCCCGCCGAAACATAAGTCTTGGCAGGCTTGATAACGGTAAAAGGGTTACGCCTTACGTCGTCTCAGCCCAATAAGTCCCGTCAAACCTCCCAGCAAGGCAATAATTGATGATGGCTCAGGAACAATTTGGACAACACGGAACCCGACGGAGTTGAACTCGTAAATAGGGCTGTAGTCGTAGCGGGACGTCGACTGCGCGCAGACGCCGGCGCCGAAGAGGTCGTAGGTGTACGACCCACCACGCAGGCCGCGCCAAGCGACATTCCCGCCGATATACGTATTAGCCT
The window above is part of the bacterium genome. Proteins encoded here:
- a CDS encoding PEP-CTERM sorting domain-containing protein (PEP-CTERM proteins occur, often in large numbers, in the proteomes of bacteria that also encode an exosortase, a predicted intramembrane cysteine proteinase. The presence of a PEP-CTERM domain at a protein's C-terminus predicts cleavage within the sorting domain, followed by covalent anchoring to some some component of the (usually Gram-negative) cell surface. Many PEP-CTERM proteins exhibit an unusual sequence composition that includes large numbers of potential glycosylation sites. Expression of one such protein has been shown restore the ability of a bacterium to form floc, a type of biofilm.); its protein translation is YKAAYYKGGGTYSLYANGTSVPPVAGIASNCGGTGTWDGTIYGFLEQNGTKDMMGNVWEWNEANTYIGGNVAWRGLRGGSYTYDLFGAGVCAQSTSRYDYSPIYEFNSVGFRVVQIVPEPSSIIALLGGLTGLIGLRRRKA